In Thermosynechococcus sichuanensis E542, a single genomic region encodes these proteins:
- the purU gene encoding formyltetrahydrofolate deformylase, which yields MPMPTMTLSISCPDQRGLVAKLAQFVYRYNGNIVHADHHTDAVAGIFLSRLEWELEGFEIPRDQIAATFINYAQQEKVFASWQGVRWQLRASDIPYRLAIWVSRQDHCLWDLLLRQRSGDLFAEIPLIISNHEHLRPIAEQFGIDFHYIPVTPETKPLAEAKELQLLKDYQIDLVVLAKYMQVLSPEFIAAFPQVINIHHSFLPAFAGANPYHRAYARGVKIIGATAHYATADLDEGPIIEQAVVPVSHRDTVADLIRKGKDLERVVLARAVRLHVQNRILVYGNRTVVFA from the coding sequence GTGCCTATGCCGACGATGACCCTCTCCATTTCCTGTCCCGATCAGCGGGGGCTAGTGGCCAAGTTGGCACAGTTTGTCTATCGCTACAACGGAAACATTGTCCATGCCGACCACCACACCGATGCCGTTGCGGGCATTTTTCTCTCCCGCCTCGAGTGGGAACTAGAGGGTTTTGAAATCCCCCGCGATCAAATTGCTGCGACTTTCATCAACTATGCGCAGCAGGAAAAGGTCTTTGCCAGTTGGCAGGGGGTGCGCTGGCAGTTGCGGGCATCGGATATTCCCTATCGCTTGGCCATTTGGGTGAGCCGCCAAGATCATTGCCTTTGGGATCTGCTGCTGCGACAGCGGTCGGGGGATCTCTTTGCCGAAATTCCCTTGATTATCAGTAACCACGAGCATTTGCGTCCCATTGCCGAGCAGTTTGGCATTGACTTTCACTATATCCCGGTGACGCCAGAGACCAAGCCCCTCGCAGAGGCCAAGGAACTGCAACTCCTCAAGGATTACCAGATTGATCTGGTGGTGCTGGCCAAGTATATGCAGGTGCTGAGTCCTGAATTTATTGCGGCCTTTCCCCAAGTGATCAACATTCACCATTCATTTTTGCCGGCTTTTGCAGGTGCCAATCCCTACCACCGTGCCTATGCGCGGGGGGTGAAAATCATTGGTGCCACGGCCCACTATGCCACAGCAGACTTAGATGAAGGGCCGATTATTGAGCAGGCGGTTGTGCCGGTAAGTCATCGCGATACGGTGGCGGATTTGATTCGCAAGGGCAAGGATTTGGAACGGGTGGTCTTGGCGCGGGCGGTACGGCTGCATGTGCAAAATCGGATTCTGGTGTATGGCAATCGCACCGTAGTCTTTGCCTAG
- the groL gene encoding chaperonin GroEL (60 kDa chaperone family; promotes refolding of misfolded polypeptides especially under stressful conditions; forms two stacked rings of heptamers to form a barrel-shaped 14mer; ends can be capped by GroES; misfolded proteins enter the barrel where they are refolded when GroES binds) — protein MAKRIIYNENARRALEKGMDILAESVAVTLGPKGRNVVLEKKFGAPQIVNDGVTIAKEIELEDHIENTGVALIRQAASKTNDAAGDGTTTATVLAHAMVKEGLRNVAAGANPIALKRGIDKATHFLVEKIAEHARPVEDSKAIAQVAAISAGNDEEVGRMIADAMDKVGKEGVISLEEGKSMTTELEVTEGMRFDKGYISPYFATDTERMEAVLDEPFVLVTDKKITLVQDLVPILEQVARAGKPLVIIAEDIEKEALATLVVNRLRGVLNVAAVKAPGFGDRRKAMLEDIAVLTAGQVITEDAGLKLENAKLDMLGKARRVTITKDHTTIVAEGNEKAVKARCEQIRRQIEETDSSYDKEKLQERLAKLAGGVAVIKVGAATETEMKDRKLRLEDAINATKAAVEEGIVPGGGTTLVHLAPELSNWAAEHLTGEELIGANIVERALSAPLRRIAENAGQNGAIIVERVKEKPFDVGYDAAKDEYVNMFDAGIVDPAKVTRSALQNAASIAGMVLTTECIIVDKPEPKENNPAGAGAGMGGDFDY, from the coding sequence ATGGCGAAGCGCATTATCTACAACGAAAATGCTCGGCGTGCCCTCGAAAAAGGGATGGACATTTTGGCGGAATCCGTAGCCGTGACCCTTGGGCCTAAAGGACGGAACGTGGTTCTGGAGAAAAAATTTGGGGCACCCCAAATTGTCAATGATGGCGTCACCATTGCCAAAGAAATCGAACTCGAAGATCACATTGAAAATACCGGTGTGGCTCTGATCCGCCAAGCTGCCTCGAAAACCAATGATGCTGCCGGTGACGGTACGACCACGGCAACGGTTCTCGCCCATGCCATGGTGAAAGAGGGGCTGCGCAACGTTGCTGCCGGTGCTAACCCCATTGCCCTGAAACGCGGGATTGACAAAGCCACCCACTTCCTTGTGGAAAAAATTGCTGAACACGCCCGTCCGGTGGAAGATTCCAAAGCCATTGCTCAAGTGGCGGCGATCTCTGCTGGTAACGATGAAGAAGTGGGCCGGATGATTGCCGACGCCATGGACAAAGTGGGCAAAGAAGGCGTGATCTCCCTCGAAGAAGGCAAATCCATGACCACCGAACTCGAGGTCACCGAGGGGATGCGCTTTGATAAGGGTTACATCTCCCCCTACTTTGCCACCGACACCGAGCGCATGGAAGCGGTGCTCGATGAACCCTTCGTGCTGGTCACCGACAAGAAAATTACCTTGGTGCAAGATCTGGTGCCGATCCTCGAACAAGTGGCTCGCGCCGGTAAACCGCTGGTGATCATTGCTGAAGACATTGAGAAAGAAGCCTTGGCGACCCTCGTGGTCAACCGTTTGCGCGGTGTCTTGAATGTGGCTGCGGTGAAAGCTCCGGGCTTTGGCGATCGCCGTAAAGCGATGCTCGAAGATATTGCCGTCCTCACCGCCGGTCAAGTGATCACCGAAGATGCCGGTCTGAAGCTGGAAAATGCCAAGCTGGATATGCTCGGTAAAGCTCGCCGCGTTACGATCACCAAAGATCACACCACAATTGTGGCCGAAGGCAATGAAAAAGCCGTCAAAGCTCGCTGCGAGCAAATCCGTCGCCAAATCGAAGAAACCGACTCCAGCTACGACAAAGAAAAACTGCAAGAGCGGTTAGCCAAACTGGCCGGTGGTGTGGCGGTGATTAAAGTCGGTGCGGCCACTGAAACCGAAATGAAAGATCGCAAACTCCGTCTGGAAGATGCGATTAACGCCACCAAAGCCGCTGTCGAAGAGGGGATTGTCCCCGGTGGCGGTACCACCTTGGTTCACTTGGCTCCTGAGTTGAGCAACTGGGCGGCTGAGCACCTGACGGGTGAAGAACTGATTGGTGCCAACATCGTTGAGCGTGCCCTCAGCGCTCCCCTGCGTCGCATTGCTGAAAACGCGGGTCAAAATGGTGCCATCATTGTCGAACGGGTCAAAGAAAAACCCTTCGATGTGGGCTATGATGCCGCCAAAGATGAATATGTCAACATGTTCGATGCGGGTATCGTTGACCCTGCCAAAGTCACTCGCTCCGCTCTGCAAAATGCGGCCTCCATTGCCGGTATGGTGCTGACCACCGAGTGCATCATCGTTGACAAACCCGAACCCAAGGAAAACAATCCTGCGGGTGCCGGTGCCGGCATGGGCGGTGACTTCGACTACTAA
- the uvrA gene encoding excinuclease ABC subunit UvrA, translating to MGDPVPTGEIRVRGARQHNLKNIDLDLPRDRLIVMTGVSGSGKSSLAFDTIFAEGQRRYVESLSAYARQFLGQLDKPDVDAIEGLSPAISIDQKSTSHNPRSTVGTVTEIYDYLRLLYGRAGEPHCPHCDRSIRPQTIDEMVDQVMQLPPQTRFQVLAPIVKGKKGTHKKLLSSLASEGFVRVRINGEVRDLSDAIELDKNHAHTIEIVVDRLVLKAGIEERLGDSLRTALHHANGTAMVSVVPREGESEGQTLLFSENFACPEHGAVMDELSPRLFSFNSPYGACPECHGLGYLRKFSPELIVPNPELPVYLAIAPWAEKEHDYYLALLCGIAEAFGFDLNTPWYRLTELQREIILYGTDTPIRIPADSRYRKRDYYRQFQGVIPILERQYREATSDAYRQKLEEYQVNQTCPACGGQRLKPAALAVRLGQYRLTDLTSVSIRECLARLRSLQLSPRQQQIAELALREVTARLQFLVDVGLDYLTLDRSAATLSGGEAQRIRLATQIGSGLTGVLYVLDEPSIGLHQRDNDRLLQTLFRLRDLGNTLIVVEHDEETIRAADHIVDIGPGAGIHGGQIVAQGSLEAILNHPDSLTGAYLSGRKRIETPSDRRAGNGQSLILRNVSRNNLKNITVEIPLGKLVCLTGVSGSGKSTLMHEVLYPALQHHLGHSVPLPKELGAIEGLSAIDKVIVIDQSPIGRTPRSNPATYIGVFDVIREVFSQTVEAKARGYKPGQFSFNIKGGRCEACGGQGVNVIEMNFLPDVYVQCEVCKGARYNRDTLQVKYKGYSIADVLEMTAEAALTFFENIPKAVSKLQTLVDVGLGYLKLGQTAPTLSGGEAQRLKLAAELSRRATGKTLYLIDEPTTGLSFYDVHKLLEVLQRLVDKGNSILVIEHNLDVIRCADWIIDLGPEGGDRGGEVVAVGTPEAVALMPQSYTGQYLAKVLNRTAPNSQ from the coding sequence ATGGGCGATCCAGTGCCTACGGGTGAAATTCGGGTTCGGGGTGCGCGGCAGCATAATCTGAAAAACATTGACCTCGATCTACCCCGCGATCGCCTGATTGTGATGACGGGGGTTTCCGGTTCCGGTAAGTCCTCTCTGGCCTTTGACACGATTTTTGCCGAAGGACAACGCCGCTATGTGGAGTCCCTCAGTGCCTATGCGCGGCAATTCCTCGGCCAGTTGGATAAGCCCGATGTGGATGCCATTGAGGGGCTAAGTCCAGCGATTTCCATTGATCAAAAGTCCACCTCCCACAATCCTCGCTCGACGGTGGGCACGGTCACGGAAATCTATGACTACCTACGACTGCTCTATGGCCGTGCCGGTGAACCCCATTGCCCCCATTGCGATCGCTCGATTCGCCCTCAGACCATTGATGAGATGGTGGATCAGGTGATGCAGTTGCCACCGCAGACGCGCTTTCAAGTCTTGGCGCCCATTGTCAAGGGCAAGAAGGGCACCCACAAGAAGCTGCTGTCGAGTCTGGCGAGTGAGGGCTTTGTACGGGTTCGCATTAATGGCGAGGTGCGCGACCTCAGTGACGCCATTGAACTGGATAAAAATCATGCCCACACCATTGAAATTGTGGTCGATCGCCTTGTGCTGAAGGCGGGGATTGAGGAACGCTTAGGAGATTCATTGCGAACGGCCTTGCACCATGCCAATGGTACGGCAATGGTCAGTGTGGTACCCCGTGAAGGTGAGAGCGAGGGGCAAACCCTCCTATTTTCCGAAAATTTTGCCTGCCCGGAGCATGGGGCGGTGATGGATGAACTATCCCCGCGGCTCTTTTCCTTTAACTCCCCCTATGGTGCCTGTCCAGAGTGTCATGGTTTGGGCTATCTGCGCAAATTTAGCCCGGAGTTGATTGTCCCCAATCCTGAACTCCCCGTCTATCTGGCGATCGCCCCCTGGGCCGAGAAAGAACACGACTACTACCTTGCCCTCCTCTGTGGCATTGCCGAGGCCTTTGGCTTTGACCTCAATACACCGTGGTACCGCCTTACGGAGTTGCAACGGGAGATTATCCTCTACGGCACCGACACCCCAATTCGCATCCCCGCCGATTCCCGCTATCGCAAACGGGACTACTACCGCCAATTTCAAGGGGTGATCCCCATTTTGGAGCGGCAGTACCGTGAAGCCACCTCCGATGCCTACCGCCAAAAGCTGGAAGAGTACCAAGTCAACCAAACCTGCCCCGCCTGTGGCGGTCAACGCCTAAAACCCGCTGCCCTAGCGGTGCGTTTGGGACAATATCGCCTCACGGACCTTACCAGTGTCTCAATTCGCGAGTGTTTGGCACGGCTGCGATCGCTTCAGCTTAGCCCTCGTCAACAGCAGATTGCGGAACTGGCTCTACGGGAAGTGACAGCGCGGTTACAGTTTCTGGTGGATGTGGGGTTGGATTACCTGACACTGGATCGCAGTGCCGCCACCCTCTCTGGGGGTGAAGCCCAACGCATTCGCTTGGCCACCCAAATTGGCTCTGGCCTGACGGGGGTGCTCTATGTCCTTGATGAACCCAGTATTGGCCTGCACCAGCGGGATAACGATCGCCTGCTGCAAACACTGTTTCGCCTGCGGGACTTGGGGAATACACTGATTGTGGTCGAACACGATGAGGAGACGATCCGCGCTGCCGATCACATTGTGGATATTGGTCCAGGGGCAGGGATCCACGGTGGCCAAATTGTGGCGCAAGGCAGCTTAGAGGCGATCCTGAACCATCCTGACTCCCTGACGGGCGCCTACCTGTCGGGGCGCAAGCGCATTGAAACCCCCAGCGATCGCCGAGCGGGGAATGGCCAATCGTTGATTCTCAGAAATGTCTCTCGCAATAACCTCAAGAACATCACCGTGGAAATTCCCTTGGGCAAGCTGGTGTGTCTAACGGGGGTGTCGGGGTCGGGGAAATCCACCCTCATGCACGAAGTGCTCTATCCTGCCCTACAGCACCATTTGGGTCACAGTGTACCGCTGCCCAAGGAACTGGGGGCTATCGAAGGCTTGAGTGCCATTGATAAAGTGATTGTCATTGACCAGTCCCCCATTGGTCGCACCCCCCGCTCGAACCCTGCCACCTACATTGGCGTGTTTGATGTTATCCGTGAGGTCTTTAGCCAAACCGTTGAGGCCAAGGCACGGGGCTACAAGCCGGGGCAGTTTTCCTTCAATATCAAGGGTGGCCGCTGTGAAGCCTGCGGTGGCCAAGGGGTCAACGTAATTGAGATGAACTTTCTGCCCGATGTCTATGTCCAGTGTGAGGTGTGCAAGGGGGCACGCTACAACCGCGATACGCTGCAAGTGAAGTACAAGGGCTACTCGATCGCCGATGTTTTGGAGATGACCGCCGAGGCGGCACTGACCTTTTTTGAAAATATCCCCAAGGCGGTGAGCAAACTGCAAACCCTCGTAGATGTGGGCTTGGGCTATCTGAAACTGGGACAAACCGCCCCCACCCTCTCCGGAGGCGAAGCCCAACGCCTGAAATTGGCGGCTGAACTGTCGCGCCGCGCCACGGGCAAAACCCTCTACCTCATTGATGAGCCGACCACGGGGCTGTCCTTTTACGATGTGCATAAACTCCTCGAGGTGTTGCAGCGGCTAGTGGACAAGGGCAACTCGATTCTGGTGATTGAGCACAATTTGGATGTGATTCGCTGTGCTGATTGGATTATTGATCTCGGGCCAGAGGGGGGCGATCGCGGCGGAGAAGTGGTTGCCGTCGGCACCCCTGAAGCGGTGGCACTGATGCCCCAATCCTATACAGGGCAGTATCTGGCCAAGGTTCTAAATCGCACCGCTCCCAATTCGCAGTAG
- the queF gene encoding preQ(1) synthase, producing the protein MQVSEMKYGERAIQEGQLITFPNPRPGRQYTIEITLPEFTCKCPFSGYPDFATLYVSYIPHEKVVELKAIKLYINSYRDRYISHEEAVNQVLDDLVAACDPLYMKIKGDFAPRGNVHTVITVEHHRQPDSSC; encoded by the coding sequence ATGCAAGTATCCGAAATGAAGTACGGCGAACGGGCCATTCAAGAAGGGCAACTAATTACATTTCCCAATCCGCGTCCCGGTCGGCAATACACCATTGAGATTACCCTGCCAGAGTTTACCTGTAAGTGTCCATTTTCCGGCTATCCTGACTTTGCCACGCTTTACGTTAGCTATATTCCCCATGAGAAGGTGGTGGAACTGAAAGCCATTAAGCTTTACATCAACAGTTATCGCGATCGCTACATTTCCCACGAAGAAGCTGTCAATCAAGTCCTCGATGATCTCGTGGCCGCCTGCGACCCCCTCTACATGAAAATCAAGGGGGACTTTGCCCCTCGCGGCAATGTGCATACCGTGATTACGGTTGAACACCATCGCCAGCCGGACAGTTCGTGCTAA